A genomic region of Planococcus kocurii contains the following coding sequences:
- a CDS encoding PTS sugar transporter subunit IIB — protein MKIMVVCGNGLGSSFIMELNVKKALKELGKTAEVGHTDLTSAESEQADIFIGAADIMSQLDNGSRTIVNLENMMSIPEIKSKLEPHLG, from the coding sequence ATGAAAATCATGGTAGTGTGCGGAAACGGATTAGGAAGCAGTTTTATTATGGAATTGAATGTTAAGAAGGCATTAAAAGAATTAGGCAAAACAGCAGAAGTAGGTCACACAGATCTAACTTCTGCTGAATCAGAACAAGCGGACATCTTTATTGGGGCAGCAGATATTATGAGTCAGTTAGATAATGGCAGTCGAACTATCGTCAATTTGGAAAACATGATGAGCATTCCAGAAATTAAATCGAAACTAGAGCCGCATTTAGGATAA
- a CDS encoding BglG family transcription antiterminator: protein MFLDERSATLLKLLQHSSIPSMSAIEDQTGLTRRQIQYSLNKVNDWLQSNHYKPVQYKRDTGYFLPDAIKEEINIQLTKRSYVFSEKDRQQIFYLLILLSLEPLSLYHFQSVAGVSRNTVLTDLQRLKKMAKQMDLTIQYSKQAGYIITGNSRIKRFVIEQLIHEVLSGSNSQLIIECISTGFEEHIDAIHSELERIEQQLGTTFTDNRLNELAYLFFSTNQLIGKGEELEQDSSWLPFIDTQEYALIEQMVGAAAFYSEWSQTEKLYATLHVISMNRIKDGSPLEEDQVFYEILQQVIEEFERLTFVHLHEKDQLCEQLYVHFKPAFYRIKYGIPHVNPMSERIRKIYPELHHLTIKSLRVLEEKLSLCIPEAEVAYFTIYFGGWLQRQGTRLDDRKKAIVVCPHGTGVSNILNYTLRELFPTILFLDVLSVRDTADYPLPYDLVFSSVYMRTNETLFIVPPILEDRDKQRLSKQVMQELYGYAVPEADVAGMMKIISKYATIHDAKQLEKELQVSLQTQKSATHTYTVKEAEKPVLAELLNEQTLQLEPVIATWQEAIEVAARPLVELGTIEDRYVTAMIESIEENGPYVVITPLVAIPHARPEEGVRSLSMSLLKLDQAVDFSPDKPVRLIIILAAADSDSHLRALIQLTNLLNEPENIQQMLGATNKNQLLEIIHNYSKEETE from the coding sequence ATGTTTTTAGATGAAAGAAGTGCAACTTTACTAAAGCTCCTACAACATTCATCAATTCCTTCGATGAGTGCGATTGAAGACCAAACGGGACTGACACGCAGACAAATTCAGTATAGTTTAAACAAGGTCAACGATTGGCTTCAATCTAATCATTATAAACCCGTTCAGTATAAGCGAGATACCGGCTATTTTTTACCAGACGCAATTAAAGAAGAAATCAATATCCAACTGACAAAACGAAGTTATGTATTTTCAGAGAAAGATCGCCAACAAATTTTTTACTTGTTAATTTTGCTCAGTTTAGAGCCTTTATCTCTTTATCATTTTCAATCGGTCGCCGGCGTTTCACGAAATACGGTTTTGACAGATCTTCAACGTCTTAAAAAGATGGCTAAGCAAATGGATTTGACAATTCAGTATTCTAAACAAGCGGGGTACATCATTACTGGGAATAGTCGAATCAAGCGCTTTGTCATTGAACAATTGATTCATGAAGTATTAAGTGGTTCAAATAGTCAGCTGATTATCGAATGCATTTCGACAGGATTTGAAGAGCACATCGATGCCATTCATTCAGAATTGGAAAGAATAGAACAACAACTGGGCACTACTTTTACAGATAATCGCCTAAACGAACTGGCTTATCTATTCTTTTCCACAAATCAATTGATTGGAAAAGGTGAAGAGCTAGAACAAGATTCCAGTTGGTTGCCATTTATTGATACACAGGAATACGCATTAATCGAACAGATGGTTGGAGCGGCTGCATTTTATTCGGAATGGAGCCAAACGGAAAAATTATATGCAACTTTGCATGTCATCAGCATGAACCGTATAAAAGACGGCTCTCCTTTAGAAGAAGATCAAGTTTTTTACGAGATCTTGCAGCAAGTCATTGAAGAATTCGAACGACTAACGTTTGTTCACCTTCACGAAAAAGATCAGCTATGTGAACAATTGTATGTGCATTTTAAACCAGCTTTTTACCGAATCAAGTATGGGATTCCTCATGTCAATCCGATGAGCGAACGGATACGCAAAATCTATCCGGAACTTCATCATTTGACAATCAAATCCTTGAGAGTACTCGAGGAAAAATTAAGTCTTTGCATTCCAGAAGCTGAAGTAGCCTATTTTACAATTTATTTTGGGGGCTGGCTTCAAAGACAAGGCACGCGTTTAGATGATCGAAAAAAAGCAATTGTCGTTTGTCCACACGGTACAGGTGTCAGCAACATCCTTAACTACACGTTGCGAGAATTGTTTCCAACTATCTTATTCTTGGATGTATTATCTGTTCGAGATACAGCTGACTATCCGCTCCCTTACGATTTGGTTTTTTCATCGGTCTATATGAGGACGAATGAGACATTGTTTATAGTGCCGCCTATTTTAGAAGATCGCGACAAACAAAGGTTGAGTAAGCAAGTCATGCAAGAACTTTACGGCTATGCGGTTCCAGAAGCCGATGTTGCAGGTATGATGAAAATTATTTCTAAATACGCCACGATTCATGATGCAAAACAACTAGAGAAAGAACTCCAAGTATCGCTACAGACACAAAAAAGTGCAACTCACACATATACAGTAAAGGAGGCGGAAAAGCCTGTGTTAGCCGAACTATTAAATGAGCAAACGCTTCAATTAGAACCAGTGATTGCCACGTGGCAAGAGGCAATCGAAGTGGCTGCTAGGCCACTTGTAGAATTAGGGACAATCGAAGATCGCTATGTAACAGCCATGATAGAGTCTATCGAGGAAAATGGACCTTATGTCGTTATTACGCCGTTAGTTGCAATCCCACATGCTCGACCGGAAGAGGGGGTTCGTTCTTTATCAATGAGCCTATTAAAACTTGACCAAGCGGTGGATTTTTCACCGGACAAACCTGTTCGATTAATTATCATTTTAGCAGCAGCTGACAGCGATTCGCATCTTCGGGCATTAATTCAGTTGACAAATTTATTGAATGAACCTGAAAATATCCAACAAATGTTGGGAGCAACAAATAAAAATCAACTTTTGGAGATCATCCATAACTATTCCAAGGAGGAAACAGAATGA
- a CDS encoding YidH family protein, which yields MSRQSYRKDKNQLVYTQQHLANERTYLAWIRTVISIVGVGFLATSLHFTMGVTRNTFVDTFTIALGIFACIFGLIVIFSATQNYKKKRQQLIDETFTPSNMHITLISSMLAIMIIMVIVYFFMIM from the coding sequence ATGTCCCGTCAGTCCTACCGAAAGGACAAAAATCAATTGGTTTATACACAACAACACCTAGCTAATGAACGTACCTACCTAGCCTGGATTCGTACGGTTATTTCAATTGTCGGCGTTGGTTTTCTGGCGACGAGTTTGCATTTTACTATGGGTGTCACACGTAATACATTTGTTGATACGTTTACTATTGCACTCGGTATTTTCGCCTGTATTTTTGGCCTCATCGTTATTTTTTCAGCAACACAAAATTACAAGAAAAAACGCCAACAACTCATTGATGAAACCTTTACTCCCTCAAACATGCACATCACTTTAATTTCTTCTATGCTAGCGATCATGATCATCATGGTCATTGTTTACTTTTTTATGATCATGTAA
- a CDS encoding glycerophosphodiester phosphodiesterase: protein MKQLKKISFSLLVLLLMSTVVSVNSIGAKGKSKEAEFNSNRFLSIAHRGASGHAPEHTLAAYKLGEGMQADYIEVDLQMTKDGVLIAMHDEKVNRTTDGSGYVKDMTLAEIKKLDAGSWFNRAYPEKAQPEFEGLQVPTLEEVIETFGKGSRYYIETKAPSVYPGMEQELVRILEKHKLTGQNAQSSKVLVQSFSQESLLTMHDLKPEIPLVQLISYSKPAVISDLELEHIKEYAIGVGMSHTKIDRSYVEQVRHHGLLIHPYTVNERADMERLIDWGVTGIFTNYPEVLEAVLKKKG from the coding sequence ATGAAGCAGTTGAAGAAAATTTCGTTTAGCTTATTGGTCTTATTACTAATGAGTACAGTGGTGTCAGTCAACTCAATAGGAGCAAAGGGAAAGTCGAAAGAAGCTGAATTTAATTCCAATCGTTTTTTGTCTATTGCGCACCGCGGAGCCTCTGGACATGCACCTGAACATACGTTGGCTGCCTATAAATTAGGTGAAGGGATGCAGGCTGATTACATAGAAGTGGATTTACAGATGACAAAAGATGGCGTTCTGATTGCGATGCATGACGAAAAAGTAAATCGGACAACGGATGGTTCTGGTTATGTTAAAGACATGACGCTTGCAGAAATCAAAAAATTAGATGCAGGTTCCTGGTTTAACAGAGCTTACCCTGAAAAAGCTCAACCTGAGTTTGAAGGATTGCAAGTACCGACTCTTGAAGAAGTGATAGAAACGTTCGGCAAAGGCTCCCGGTATTATATCGAAACGAAGGCACCCAGCGTTTATCCAGGAATGGAGCAGGAACTTGTGCGGATATTAGAAAAGCATAAGTTGACTGGACAAAATGCACAGTCAAGTAAAGTTCTAGTGCAATCCTTTAGTCAGGAAAGCTTGTTAACTATGCATGACTTGAAGCCAGAAATTCCACTAGTTCAATTGATTTCTTATTCAAAACCTGCGGTTATTTCGGATCTTGAGCTTGAACATATTAAAGAATATGCGATTGGAGTAGGCATGAGCCATACGAAAATTGACCGCTCTTATGTAGAGCAAGTACGACATCACGGGCTACTGATTCATCCTTATACAGTCAATGAACGTGCCGACATGGAACGCTTGATTGACTGGGGGGTAACAGGGATATTCACCAATTATCCAGAGGTTTTAGAAGCCGTATTGAAAAAAAAGGGCTAG
- a CDS encoding PTS ascorbate transporter subunit IIC encodes MNDILGTPAILIGLFALIGLLLQKKNSADVVSGTLKTVMGFVIIGAGAAVLIGSLDIFGKMFDYAFNVQGVIPNNEAIVAAAQSEYGTSTALIMVFGMLFNILLARITPFKYIFLTGHHTLFMACLLAVTLSVGGLAGAPLILVGSIILGLCMVLFPALLQPYVRQITGSDDFAVGHFGSIGYFVSANVGKWFGNKEKTTEDIKVPQSLGFLRDTSVAVSLTMTLFFIVVALFAGQEFIETTLSNGSNFLVFSFIQAITFAAGVYIILAGVRMLIAEIVPAFQGIADKLVPNTKPALDVPIIFPFAPNAVIIGFLFSFFAGLLAMFVLPVLGLSVIVPGLVPHFFTGAAAGVFGNITGGRRGAMLGAFANGLIISFIPAILLVLLGDIGFSGTTFGDSDFGVVGILILSIMKLLGFA; translated from the coding sequence ATGAACGATATACTGGGAACGCCAGCTATTTTGATTGGGTTATTTGCACTTATCGGGTTATTACTTCAGAAGAAAAATAGCGCCGATGTAGTTTCTGGAACGTTAAAAACAGTAATGGGCTTTGTAATTATTGGTGCTGGAGCTGCAGTGCTGATTGGCTCTCTGGATATATTCGGGAAAATGTTTGATTATGCGTTTAATGTCCAGGGCGTCATTCCAAATAATGAAGCGATTGTTGCTGCTGCACAAAGTGAGTATGGAACTTCAACAGCATTGATCATGGTTTTCGGAATGCTTTTCAATATTCTCTTGGCACGTATCACACCGTTTAAATATATATTCCTTACGGGTCATCATACCTTGTTCATGGCATGTCTACTAGCAGTGACTTTATCAGTCGGCGGACTTGCAGGAGCTCCATTAATTTTGGTTGGTTCAATTATTCTTGGTCTATGTATGGTGCTTTTCCCAGCACTTTTGCAACCATATGTGCGTCAAATTACAGGAAGTGACGATTTTGCTGTAGGTCATTTTGGATCAATTGGTTATTTCGTTTCTGCCAATGTTGGGAAATGGTTTGGTAATAAAGAAAAAACCACTGAGGACATTAAAGTTCCTCAATCGTTAGGGTTTCTAAGAGATACTTCTGTAGCAGTTTCTTTGACAATGACATTGTTCTTTATTGTGGTTGCTTTATTTGCAGGTCAAGAGTTTATTGAAACAACACTCTCGAACGGTTCAAATTTCTTAGTATTTTCATTCATTCAAGCAATTACCTTTGCAGCGGGTGTTTACATTATCCTTGCAGGAGTAAGAATGCTAATTGCTGAAATCGTTCCTGCTTTCCAAGGAATTGCCGACAAGCTAGTACCGAACACAAAGCCAGCACTTGATGTGCCAATTATTTTTCCGTTTGCTCCAAATGCTGTAATTATTGGGTTTTTATTCAGCTTTTTTGCAGGATTATTAGCGATGTTCGTTCTTCCGGTTCTTGGGTTGAGTGTCATTGTTCCAGGACTAGTTCCTCACTTCTTCACTGGAGCAGCAGCTGGTGTCTTCGGAAATATTACAGGTGGTAGACGCGGTGCGATGCTCGGTGCATTTGCTAACGGCTTAATCATCAGTTTCATTCCCGCTATCCTACTAGTATTACTGGGAGATATCGGATTTTCTGGAACGACATTTGGTGACTCTGACTTTGGAGTAGTAGGTATCTTGATTTTAAGTATTATGAAACTTTTAGGGTTTGCATAA